One region of Halodesulfovibrio sp. MK-HDV genomic DNA includes:
- a CDS encoding ATP-dependent DNA helicase, which produces MFRPFTTPIEDIAIVFGHERSLSNGEKRIYSVAALRISKDATITEFASNIRSEKLRAREYTHSQLSEAKLKNAPDEITVSGHLQDFLEGIEHVVGYVPNGHIISLEPLCNNERIIDAALLADYFMPWTGAATAKSLWEYLHKQERQKISFTALEGAGICVDLLQHLFGTVLNDTSFPAASALRYYLGTSNTLFGTFCCHVLEHYSSYFGNALITPVSKPETADWEQFLDTAPKKEKITVEREAYQELPEDDIQQLYEQLAHKRKGYTVRQPQVDYASHIAHAINSNAVACIEAGTGTGKTLGYLLPVMEFLKRNPSQRVAIATYTKSLQKQLFGNELDSCRELFGQYNDIPVSLIKGKSNYVCAQKLNDILSPLLDGIELLSWLYFANICYHYRIADLDDVTPRLRAYFDEGRTLSNIAQEVSAGSGCFSTHKRCPGNIVTAEAAQSRLVITNHNKLVLMESDPLLSDLFKHCVIDEANHFEDAVRTTLSPEVSTSDIFFYCRYLREQCRKLILAPSTTEAVENQAEAVVSEIAYTVTKIGALRDQFKQMNQGAAFGAVPVTPAHKAFTEGDAAKDLAILNKHLERISEFSAFFTGKKAGDLPLGYKTISRCRTMRTLLQEISVNLMLIRKGLHEDGTWNSIHVFPRNWILCGGQVYMGAFIRETIIKQRDTVILTSATLTHQSSFTPYRRTLGLGKADILKFSDEEAPPKPCFVARVAPPFTPDYSLVVPSDAPSALYEHKKLWLEYTLNVLPKLIEYNDGATLVLCASYEDLEALRKNLEATYDGSYPLLFQRKGEPATALIEEFRTTRESVLFGVETFWHGVDFPGKTLTQVVITRLPFPAPNSPLMDARKRFLPDGVFWERYRYETAIKFRQGAGRLIRRETDSGLVVVLDNRLLKNQRLSPCQVIQGMRNVPEHHRGKGWKTIE; this is translated from the coding sequence ATGTTTCGTCCTTTTACTACTCCCATCGAAGATATTGCCATTGTCTTCGGGCATGAACGCAGCCTTAGCAACGGCGAGAAGCGAATCTACTCCGTTGCGGCATTGCGCATTTCAAAAGATGCCACGATAACAGAGTTCGCCTCCAATATTCGCTCCGAAAAACTTCGAGCGCGGGAATATACTCACTCACAGCTAAGTGAAGCAAAACTCAAAAATGCTCCGGACGAAATCACTGTCTCCGGTCATCTTCAAGATTTTCTGGAAGGTATTGAGCATGTGGTGGGCTACGTTCCGAACGGGCATATCATCTCGCTGGAGCCGCTCTGCAATAACGAACGCATCATCGATGCCGCACTACTGGCAGATTATTTCATGCCGTGGACAGGAGCCGCCACAGCTAAATCGTTATGGGAATATCTCCATAAGCAAGAGCGTCAAAAAATTAGCTTCACCGCCTTGGAAGGTGCCGGTATCTGTGTCGACCTTTTACAGCACCTCTTCGGCACTGTGTTAAACGACACCTCTTTTCCTGCTGCAAGCGCCCTTCGCTATTATCTGGGCACAAGCAACACGCTTTTCGGCACCTTCTGCTGCCATGTTCTTGAACACTACAGCAGCTATTTCGGCAATGCGCTCATTACTCCGGTATCAAAACCGGAAACAGCAGACTGGGAACAATTTTTAGACACAGCGCCAAAAAAAGAAAAAATTACCGTTGAACGTGAAGCGTATCAGGAACTCCCTGAAGACGATATTCAGCAGCTCTATGAACAGCTTGCCCATAAACGCAAGGGATATACTGTTCGGCAGCCACAAGTTGACTACGCGTCACACATAGCGCACGCCATAAACTCCAACGCTGTTGCCTGCATTGAAGCGGGAACCGGTACAGGCAAGACTCTCGGGTATCTCCTGCCTGTTATGGAATTTTTAAAGCGGAATCCTTCGCAGCGTGTCGCAATCGCAACCTACACTAAAAGCTTACAGAAGCAGTTGTTTGGCAACGAGCTGGACTCATGTCGTGAACTTTTTGGACAGTACAACGATATCCCCGTTTCGCTCATCAAAGGAAAATCAAACTACGTCTGTGCGCAGAAGTTAAATGACATCCTATCTCCCCTGCTGGATGGCATAGAACTGCTCTCGTGGCTCTATTTTGCCAACATCTGCTACCATTATCGCATCGCAGATTTAGATGACGTTACGCCGCGCTTGCGTGCATATTTTGACGAGGGACGAACCCTGAGCAATATTGCGCAGGAGGTTTCAGCGGGAAGCGGTTGTTTCAGCACCCACAAGCGATGCCCCGGTAATATTGTCACCGCAGAAGCAGCACAATCTCGCCTCGTCATCACCAACCACAACAAATTAGTGCTGATGGAAAGCGATCCGCTTCTGAGCGATTTATTCAAGCATTGCGTTATCGACGAAGCAAACCACTTTGAGGATGCCGTTCGCACAACCCTAAGTCCTGAAGTTTCAACATCAGATATTTTCTTCTACTGCCGCTACCTGCGCGAACAATGCCGCAAGCTCATTCTTGCGCCTTCCACAACGGAAGCAGTAGAAAATCAGGCCGAGGCTGTGGTTAGCGAAATTGCGTACACCGTCACAAAAATAGGTGCGCTGCGTGACCAGTTCAAACAAATGAATCAGGGTGCAGCTTTTGGAGCCGTGCCCGTCACGCCTGCTCACAAGGCATTTACAGAAGGGGATGCAGCAAAAGACCTTGCGATTCTCAATAAGCATCTGGAGCGCATCAGCGAATTTTCAGCGTTCTTTACAGGCAAGAAGGCGGGTGACCTTCCATTAGGATACAAGACCATATCCCGTTGCCGCACAATGCGTACTCTGCTGCAAGAAATCAGCGTTAACCTCATGCTCATTCGAAAAGGACTACATGAGGACGGCACGTGGAATTCTATCCACGTTTTTCCACGCAACTGGATACTCTGTGGCGGGCAAGTCTACATGGGTGCTTTTATCCGTGAAACCATTATCAAACAGCGTGACACCGTTATTCTGACATCCGCTACTCTCACTCATCAGTCCAGCTTTACTCCGTACCGGCGTACGCTCGGGTTGGGAAAAGCGGATATTCTAAAATTTTCAGATGAAGAAGCACCGCCGAAGCCATGCTTTGTTGCCCGAGTAGCACCGCCTTTCACGCCGGACTACTCTCTTGTTGTTCCTTCAGATGCCCCAAGCGCTCTCTACGAACACAAAAAGCTATGGCTGGAATACACACTCAACGTGCTGCCCAAGCTCATAGAATACAACGATGGAGCGACTCTCGTTCTGTGCGCCAGTTATGAAGATTTAGAAGCCCTGCGCAAGAATCTGGAAGCTACCTACGACGGTAGTTATCCGCTTCTCTTCCAACGAAAGGGCGAGCCAGCCACAGCGCTTATTGAAGAATTCCGTACAACACGCGAAAGCGTTTTATTCGGGGTCGAAACTTTCTGGCACGGAGTAGATTTCCCCGGGAAGACGCTCACACAGGTTGTCATAACCCGACTGCCGTTCCCGGCGCCCAATTCCCCGCTCATGGATGCTCGAAAGCGCTTCCTGCCTGATGGTGTATTCTGGGAGCGCTATCGCTACGAAACAGCCATCAAGTTCAGACAGGGAGCAGGAAGGCTCATTAGACGTGAGACGGATTCAGGACTCGTTGTTGTACTGGATAACAGGCTATTAAAGAACCAACGTCTTTCGCCGTGCCAAGTTATTCAGGGAATGCGAAATGTTCCCGAGCATCATCGTGGCAAGGGTTGGAAG
- the zwf gene encoding glucose-6-phosphate dehydrogenase — translation MPNIKARMTPTHTPCEEQKPEGCGIIIFGASGDLVYRKLLPSLFNLYLRKLMPSKFYILGFARTEMTDEDFRERVREALVDAHEDTKGEILDSFLSQCRYTSGDYSDIEAYKRLQKKASGCEDDFSKKENKLFYLALPPQLHPTVVSRLSQSGLTVEGENEDPWARVVFEKPFGHDLQSALELDKHLTSMLKPSQIFRIDHYLGKETVQSILMLRFANIMFEPLWNQRYIDNIQITVAESVGVEHRGGYYEEAGCLRDMFQNHMLQMLSLVTMEPPTRFEAEYVQGERVKLLKAIRPWSERTLKENIVRAQYAAGTMDGKDVPGYHDELNIAPDSTTETFVGMKLYIDNWRWQGVPIYMRSGKRLNMRESEVAVTFKRVPHSVFGFESQHEMPANILVMKIQPDEGVDLTIHTKQPGPKSCMASLSLSFKYDEVFDTAPQDAYERLLLDCMLGDRTLFLSREGVEAAWKVVDPVLNFWRDHPEKAPLHPYKAGSWGPKASDDLLLRSGHLWRNPPDEHGTHFKSLAKPLLVRK, via the coding sequence ATGCCTAATATCAAAGCTAGGATGACCCCAACGCACACTCCGTGCGAAGAGCAGAAGCCGGAAGGCTGCGGGATAATCATCTTCGGTGCCTCCGGTGACCTTGTGTACAGAAAGCTCCTCCCTTCGCTGTTCAATCTGTACTTGCGCAAACTCATGCCTTCAAAATTCTACATATTAGGTTTTGCGCGTACAGAGATGACTGATGAGGATTTTCGGGAGCGAGTGCGCGAAGCACTTGTTGATGCACACGAGGACACAAAGGGAGAAATCCTCGACTCGTTCCTTTCACAGTGCAGATACACGTCCGGCGATTACAGCGATATTGAAGCATACAAGCGGTTGCAGAAAAAAGCTTCGGGATGCGAAGATGACTTTTCAAAAAAAGAAAACAAACTCTTCTACCTTGCGCTTCCACCACAACTGCACCCAACCGTTGTAAGCCGCTTGTCGCAATCCGGTCTTACTGTGGAAGGGGAGAACGAGGACCCGTGGGCGCGTGTTGTTTTCGAAAAACCGTTCGGCCACGATTTACAGTCGGCATTGGAGCTGGATAAGCATCTTACCTCCATGCTCAAACCGTCGCAGATTTTCCGCATTGACCATTACCTCGGCAAAGAAACGGTGCAGTCCATTTTAATGCTCCGTTTTGCGAATATTATGTTCGAACCACTCTGGAACCAGCGGTACATCGATAATATTCAAATAACCGTGGCTGAATCTGTCGGCGTTGAACACAGAGGCGGCTATTACGAAGAAGCCGGGTGTCTACGTGACATGTTCCAAAACCACATGTTGCAGATGCTCTCACTCGTCACCATGGAGCCACCAACTCGGTTTGAAGCTGAGTATGTTCAGGGAGAACGAGTTAAGTTGTTAAAAGCAATACGCCCGTGGTCGGAACGCACACTGAAAGAAAACATTGTTCGCGCTCAATACGCAGCGGGAACAATGGATGGAAAAGACGTACCGGGCTATCACGACGAGCTCAATATTGCGCCGGATTCCACCACGGAAACCTTTGTAGGTATGAAGCTCTACATCGACAACTGGCGCTGGCAGGGTGTTCCCATTTACATGCGCTCCGGTAAGCGACTAAACATGCGCGAGTCTGAAGTTGCCGTAACCTTCAAACGTGTTCCGCATTCTGTGTTCGGGTTTGAATCACAACATGAAATGCCAGCTAATATTCTGGTTATGAAGATTCAACCTGACGAAGGTGTTGATCTAACCATTCATACCAAACAGCCAGGGCCAAAATCCTGTATGGCGAGTCTGTCCCTTTCCTTCAAGTATGATGAAGTGTTCGACACCGCCCCGCAGGATGCTTATGAACGCCTGCTGCTTGACTGCATGTTAGGTGACCGCACGCTATTCCTTTCCCGCGAAGGCGTTGAAGCAGCGTGGAAAGTTGTTGATCCGGTTCTCAACTTCTGGCGTGATCATCCGGAAAAAGCTCCATTACATCCGTACAAAGCCGGATCGTGGGGACCAAAAGCGTCAGACGACCTGCTGCTTCGCAGTGGTCACCTATGGCGTAATCCGCCTGATGAACACGGAACGCACTTCAAGAGTCTGGCTAAGCCGCTCCTTGTGCGAAAATAA
- the gnd gene encoding phosphogluconate dehydrogenase (NAD(+)-dependent, decarboxylating): MQIAMIGLGRMGMNMARRLMEDGHDVVVWNRSPDKVAVMVGEGATGAQTIKEAVQKLTGPRTVWCMLPSGNVTKMALKEILEALDPDDLVIEGGNSYWKDDQENSKAFVEKGCGYIDAGVSGGVWGLKIGYCTMVGGKDRFVQRAKPIFDTLAPPRGWKHVGPVGSGHFVKMVHNGIEYAMMEAIGEGFDLMRNGPFDKLDLGGIADLWGQGSVVRCWLLELLVLAYERDPDLSSIRGFVDDSGEGRWTVLNSVEYGVSAPVLAQSLFKRFESRQEDVYSNKVLAALRNEFGGHAVKKE, encoded by the coding sequence ATGCAAATAGCAATGATCGGTCTTGGTCGAATGGGAATGAACATGGCTCGTCGTCTCATGGAAGATGGGCATGATGTTGTAGTCTGGAACCGTTCACCTGATAAAGTTGCCGTGATGGTCGGCGAAGGTGCTACCGGTGCACAGACAATTAAAGAAGCAGTGCAAAAACTTACAGGCCCCCGCACAGTCTGGTGCATGCTGCCTTCCGGCAATGTCACCAAGATGGCCTTAAAAGAAATTTTGGAAGCACTTGATCCGGATGATCTGGTCATTGAAGGCGGCAACTCCTATTGGAAAGATGATCAGGAAAATTCAAAAGCATTTGTTGAAAAAGGCTGCGGCTACATTGATGCCGGTGTTTCGGGCGGAGTATGGGGTTTAAAAATCGGATACTGCACAATGGTCGGCGGCAAAGACCGCTTCGTCCAGCGCGCCAAGCCGATATTCGACACTCTGGCACCACCACGAGGCTGGAAGCATGTTGGCCCTGTAGGCTCCGGTCACTTTGTTAAGATGGTTCACAACGGCATCGAATATGCCATGATGGAAGCCATCGGCGAAGGCTTTGACCTTATGCGCAATGGTCCTTTCGACAAGCTTGACCTTGGTGGCATTGCAGATCTTTGGGGACAAGGCAGCGTTGTCCGTTGCTGGCTTCTTGAATTACTGGTGCTCGCCTACGAACGTGATCCTGATCTTTCATCCATCAGAGGATTCGTTGACGATTCCGGTGAAGGACGCTGGACAGTGCTCAATAGCGTTGAATACGGCGTATCCGCTCCTGTGCTTGCCCAGTCACTCTTCAAGCGTTTTGAATCACGTCAGGAAGATGTTTACTCTAACAAAGTACTTGCAGCATTGCGTAACGAATTCGGCGGTCATGCCGTGAAAAAAGAGTAG
- a CDS encoding metallophosphoesterase: MRIVVLSDIHANYEALTSVLHDIAQSFPDVSEIISLGDIVGYGPDPELCVKTVQEHGIISIAGNHELGVGRSKYRSCFNKQSVEVVDKTAQLLSEESLDYLRSLPLVLSLHGTLFVHGLPPRSAFQYIWELDDERVLLKFSRFPEQIAFLGHTHELGLVSAANGSVVRGDLKEGTHTLDFTSRYMVNAGAVGQPRDGDPRAKYLVWDTESHELIVRCVAYDPTETVAKMKAIGMPERYARRLLP; the protein is encoded by the coding sequence ATGCGAATCGTAGTTCTATCAGATATTCACGCAAATTATGAAGCCCTTACTAGTGTGCTACATGATATTGCCCAGTCTTTTCCAGATGTTTCCGAGATAATTTCTCTTGGTGATATCGTGGGCTATGGCCCGGACCCTGAGTTGTGTGTTAAAACCGTTCAGGAACACGGTATTATTTCTATTGCTGGAAACCATGAACTTGGTGTCGGGCGTAGTAAGTATCGTTCCTGCTTCAACAAGCAATCTGTTGAAGTGGTAGATAAAACAGCACAATTGCTCTCTGAAGAATCGCTGGACTACCTGCGGTCGCTTCCCCTTGTGCTTTCGTTGCACGGCACTCTGTTTGTTCACGGGCTGCCGCCTCGGTCGGCATTCCAATATATTTGGGAGTTGGACGACGAACGGGTTCTGCTAAAATTTTCTCGGTTTCCCGAACAAATTGCTTTTCTTGGTCACACGCATGAGCTTGGGCTTGTCAGCGCTGCAAACGGCAGTGTGGTGCGTGGCGACTTGAAAGAAGGCACTCATACCCTCGATTTTACCAGCCGGTATATGGTGAATGCAGGCGCGGTGGGGCAACCGCGTGATGGCGATCCGCGGGCAAAGTATCTTGTGTGGGATACAGAATCTCATGAACTTATAGTACGCTGTGTTGCGTATGATCCCACAGAGACCGTTGCCAAGATGAAGGCAATCGGAATGCCGGAACGATACGCCAGACGACTGCTGCCGTAG
- a CDS encoding DUF1566 domain-containing protein: MKIGRYTVCGLLGRGGMGAVFKARQPVTGRIVALKVLKPSEMMEMFVDRDELIARFESEARIMGKLDHPNIAAIWDYDIADGTPFFIMEYFCRNLGMVIGESYRVEAPTRKLPLTTAVSYATQTLDALYRMHQAGVVHRDVKPFNLMITGLDEIKLIDFGLSRLRGEMRPTTAAKGERIGSPYYAAPEQEAAPDSADGRSDIFSVGVMLYRMLTGVLPTDEAVYTNNVVPRASQYSLDLDAEWDAFFDTAMAFDPEDRFATAKDMRIALETLVAAWRDRVDNECRFIDEFAETPPCPTDAPVLRTAPVKVRLAEAQKTFGLDSLWRPACVGMADLTDNEDGTVTDSVTGKMWQQSGSEFACTWDEAHAYIASLNEKKFASYQDWRLPTVDELSSLVQEPPELGAFCVPQLMDSAQDTLWTCDSKSYMAAWFVSASLGFVGWQDMTCQFAVRAVRG, encoded by the coding sequence ATGAAGATTGGACGCTATACAGTATGCGGCCTGCTTGGCAGGGGCGGTATGGGAGCTGTTTTTAAAGCTCGCCAGCCGGTAACTGGACGTATTGTTGCTCTCAAAGTTCTCAAGCCTTCCGAGATGATGGAAATGTTTGTTGATCGGGATGAACTTATTGCGCGGTTTGAATCCGAAGCGCGCATTATGGGAAAACTTGATCATCCTAATATCGCTGCCATATGGGATTATGATATTGCTGACGGCACGCCGTTTTTCATCATGGAGTATTTTTGCCGTAACCTTGGCATGGTAATCGGTGAAAGCTACCGTGTGGAAGCACCAACCCGAAAACTTCCGCTTACAACCGCAGTCTCATATGCGACGCAAACTCTTGATGCTCTGTATAGAATGCATCAGGCTGGCGTTGTGCATAGGGACGTGAAGCCGTTCAACCTTATGATTACAGGGTTGGATGAAATTAAGTTGATTGATTTCGGACTGTCGCGCCTTCGTGGAGAAATGAGGCCGACCACAGCCGCAAAGGGTGAACGTATAGGCTCCCCATACTACGCAGCACCGGAGCAGGAAGCAGCACCGGACAGTGCGGACGGCAGGTCGGATATTTTTTCTGTAGGTGTCATGTTATACCGAATGCTTACTGGGGTGTTGCCTACAGACGAAGCAGTGTATACAAACAATGTTGTTCCGCGTGCCAGCCAATATTCTCTTGATCTTGATGCTGAGTGGGATGCCTTTTTTGATACGGCAATGGCCTTTGACCCTGAAGACCGTTTTGCGACAGCGAAGGACATGCGCATTGCGCTTGAAACTTTGGTGGCAGCATGGCGTGATCGGGTCGACAATGAATGTCGTTTTATTGATGAATTTGCTGAAACCCCGCCGTGCCCGACGGATGCGCCTGTTCTGCGTACAGCGCCTGTAAAGGTGCGTCTTGCAGAGGCTCAGAAAACTTTTGGGTTGGATTCATTATGGCGTCCCGCTTGTGTTGGTATGGCAGACCTCACTGATAATGAGGACGGAACCGTGACGGATTCTGTTACAGGAAAAATGTGGCAGCAGTCCGGTAGCGAGTTTGCATGTACATGGGACGAAGCCCATGCGTATATTGCATCGTTGAATGAAAAAAAATTTGCAAGCTATCAGGATTGGCGGTTGCCGACAGTGGACGAACTATCGTCACTAGTGCAGGAACCACCGGAACTTGGAGCTTTTTGTGTGCCGCAACTTATGGACAGTGCACAGGATACACTCTGGACGTGCGATTCAAAGTCATATATGGCGGCATGGTTTGTGAGTGCATCTTTGGGTTTTGTAGGCTGGCAGGATATGACATGTCAGTTTGCTGTCAGAGCGGTGCGCGGATAG
- a CDS encoding YkgJ family cysteine cluster protein, producing MGQEIQKECTRCGTCCAKGGPALHKSDLELYAKGIFQRKDLMTFRRGELVRNNVTGQLEPLQQELVKITRRNESTWTCCFFNVVDRLCFIYNDRPEECKTLDCWNPDALQEMYEENRITRLDVLGDNNGYAELVRMHEEKCGYEYLGTIFERMKEDPSAREEFLESVRFDMAFRKVVQEKAGVPSAEMEFLFGRTLGETVHMFGLRIVDTEHGPELENIIEKKVS from the coding sequence ATGGGTCAGGAAATACAAAAAGAATGTACCCGTTGCGGTACATGTTGTGCCAAGGGCGGCCCTGCTCTGCACAAATCAGATCTTGAGCTGTACGCGAAAGGGATTTTTCAGCGTAAAGACCTTATGACTTTCCGTCGTGGTGAGCTGGTACGTAACAACGTAACTGGCCAGCTTGAGCCGCTTCAGCAGGAACTCGTAAAAATTACCCGCCGTAACGAAAGCACATGGACTTGCTGCTTTTTTAACGTAGTAGACCGTCTTTGTTTTATCTATAACGACCGTCCTGAAGAGTGTAAAACTCTGGACTGTTGGAACCCTGATGCACTTCAGGAAATGTACGAAGAAAATCGCATCACCCGTTTAGATGTTCTCGGTGATAACAACGGCTATGCTGAACTCGTAAGAATGCATGAAGAAAAATGTGGTTACGAGTACCTTGGAACCATTTTCGAACGTATGAAAGAAGATCCTTCTGCTAGAGAAGAATTTTTGGAATCAGTTCGTTTCGATATGGCATTCCGTAAGGTAGTTCAGGAAAAAGCCGGGGTTCCTTCAGCAGAAATGGAATTTCTGTTTGGTCGTACCCTTGGTGAAACCGTGCATATGTTCGGTCTGCGTATCGTAGATACCGAGCATGGCCCTGAGCTTGAAAATATTATCGAGAAAAAAGTAAGCTAG
- the rfaD gene encoding ADP-glyceromanno-heptose 6-epimerase encodes MYIVTGGAGMIGSAMIWKLNEMGITDIIVVDNLASTEKWKNLVNRTYEEYVHRDTFLEMVMHDQLPWEVDAVIHMGACSSTTEKDADFLMENNLQYTKAMCELALMNDARFINASSAATYGDGQFGFEDSLETMSKLKPLNMYGYSKQLFDLWADRTGRLDKIASLKFFNVYGPNEYHKGNMMSVVCKAFSQIGDTKEMKLFKSYHPDFPHGGQKRDFVYVKDCVDAMWWLLENPQANGIFNFGTGNARTWNDLANSVFAAMDIESNISYIEMPEVLRGKYQYFTEAPMKRLQDAGCPVKFRSLEEGAKDYVQNYLAQEDPYL; translated from the coding sequence ATGTACATCGTTACTGGTGGCGCCGGAATGATCGGCAGCGCTATGATCTGGAAGCTCAACGAAATGGGTATTACAGATATTATTGTAGTGGACAATCTCGCTTCTACTGAGAAATGGAAGAACCTTGTTAACCGTACCTACGAAGAATACGTCCACCGCGATACTTTTCTCGAAATGGTGATGCATGACCAACTTCCTTGGGAAGTTGATGCTGTTATCCACATGGGTGCGTGTTCTTCTACTACTGAAAAAGACGCAGATTTCCTTATGGAAAACAACCTTCAGTACACAAAAGCAATGTGCGAACTGGCGCTTATGAACGATGCTCGTTTCATTAATGCTAGCTCTGCTGCAACATATGGCGACGGTCAGTTCGGTTTTGAGGATTCCCTCGAAACTATGAGCAAGCTGAAGCCGCTGAACATGTACGGGTATTCCAAACAGCTTTTTGATCTCTGGGCAGACCGTACCGGACGTCTCGATAAGATTGCGTCCCTTAAATTCTTCAACGTGTACGGCCCGAACGAATACCATAAAGGCAACATGATGAGTGTTGTGTGTAAGGCATTCTCCCAGATTGGTGATACTAAAGAGATGAAGCTCTTTAAGTCTTACCATCCAGATTTCCCGCACGGTGGTCAGAAACGTGACTTTGTGTACGTAAAAGACTGCGTTGATGCTATGTGGTGGCTTCTTGAGAACCCACAGGCTAACGGTATCTTTAACTTTGGTACCGGCAACGCGCGCACATGGAATGATCTTGCGAATTCCGTATTTGCTGCAATGGATATTGAATCCAACATCAGCTACATCGAAATGCCGGAAGTTCTGCGTGGTAAATACCAGTACTTCACAGAAGCACCGATGAAACGTCTTCAAGACGCCGGTTGCCCTGTGAAATTCCGCTCTCTTGAAGAAGGTGCGAAAGATTACGTACAGAACTACCTCGCACAGGAAGATCCATACCTGTAG
- a CDS encoding DUF190 domain-containing protein has protein sequence MKECSKVERITCIIDEDRKHNGEPLYRAIVEEAQKFGIAGATVNKGIMGYGAAKKIHKENPLGRSSDIPVIIRIVDDKEKLDAFSDQLCDMIQQGIILREPVTMCLVRCGGKTIE, from the coding sequence ATGAAGGAATGTTCAAAAGTTGAACGCATTACATGCATCATTGATGAAGATAGAAAACACAATGGCGAACCATTATACCGCGCAATTGTAGAAGAAGCCCAGAAATTCGGTATCGCCGGTGCTACTGTTAACAAAGGGATTATGGGGTATGGTGCAGCCAAAAAAATCCACAAAGAAAACCCGCTGGGCAGAAGCTCAGATATTCCTGTAATTATCCGCATTGTGGATGACAAAGAGAAGCTTGATGCTTTTTCAGACCAACTCTGCGACATGATCCAACAGGGAATTATTCTACGCGAGCCAGTAACCATGTGCCTTGTTCGCTGTGGCGGTAAAACCATAGAATAG